The Cronobacter sakazakii genome has a window encoding:
- the emrB gene encoding multidrug efflux MFS transporter permease subunit EmrB: MQQRKPLEGAQLVVMTIALSLATFMQVLDSTIANVAIPTIAGNLGASLSQGTWVITSFGVANAISIPLTGWLAKRVGEVKLFVWSTIAFAIASWACGVSNSLNMLIFFRVIQGIVAGPLIPLSQSLLLSNYPPAKRSVALALWSMTVIVAPICGPILGGWISDNYHWGWIFFINVPIGIVVVLMTLQSLRGRETRTEQRRIDAVGLGLLVIGIGCLQVMLDQGKELDWFNSTEIIVLTVVAVVALSFLIVWELTDEHPIVDLSLFKSRNFTIGCLSISLAYMLYFGSIVLLPQLLQEVYGYTATWAGLASAPVGIIPVILSPIIGRFAHRLDMRRLVTFSFIMYAVCFYWRAYTFEPGMDFGASAWPQFIQGFAVACFFMPLTTITLSGLPPERLAAASSLSNFLRTLAGSIGTSITTTLWTNRESMHHAQLTESVTPFNPNAQEMYNQLQGMGMTQQQASGYIAQQITNQGLIISANEIFWASAGVFLVLLGLIWFARPPFGAGGGGGGAH, encoded by the coding sequence ATGCAGCAACGTAAACCGCTTGAAGGGGCGCAACTGGTCGTCATGACCATCGCCCTTTCGCTTGCCACCTTCATGCAGGTGCTGGATTCCACCATCGCGAACGTGGCGATCCCGACGATCGCCGGTAACCTCGGTGCCTCGTTAAGCCAGGGCACCTGGGTTATTACCTCCTTCGGGGTGGCGAACGCCATCTCGATTCCCTTGACCGGCTGGCTTGCGAAGCGCGTCGGCGAGGTGAAGCTGTTCGTCTGGTCGACTATCGCGTTCGCGATTGCCTCCTGGGCCTGTGGCGTCTCAAACAGTCTGAACATGCTGATTTTCTTCCGCGTGATTCAGGGGATCGTGGCCGGGCCGCTGATCCCGCTCTCTCAGAGTCTGCTGCTGAGCAACTATCCGCCCGCCAAACGTTCGGTCGCGCTGGCGCTGTGGTCGATGACGGTGATCGTCGCCCCCATCTGCGGGCCCATTCTCGGCGGCTGGATCAGCGATAACTATCACTGGGGCTGGATATTCTTCATCAACGTGCCGATCGGCATCGTCGTGGTATTGATGACGCTGCAATCGCTGCGCGGGCGCGAAACCCGCACCGAGCAACGGCGCATCGACGCCGTGGGGCTGGGGCTGCTGGTGATAGGCATCGGTTGCCTGCAGGTGATGCTCGACCAGGGTAAAGAGCTCGACTGGTTTAACTCAACCGAAATCATCGTGTTGACCGTTGTGGCGGTAGTGGCGCTGAGCTTCCTGATTGTCTGGGAGCTGACCGACGAACATCCGATTGTCGATCTCTCGCTGTTTAAATCGCGCAACTTTACCATCGGCTGTCTGAGTATCAGTCTTGCCTATATGCTCTACTTCGGCTCGATTGTGTTGCTGCCGCAGCTGTTGCAGGAGGTCTACGGCTATACCGCGACCTGGGCGGGGCTGGCGTCGGCACCGGTCGGGATAATCCCGGTGATTCTCTCGCCGATTATCGGGCGCTTCGCGCACCGGCTGGATATGCGCCGCCTGGTGACATTCAGCTTTATTATGTACGCGGTGTGCTTCTACTGGCGCGCGTATACATTTGAGCCGGGAATGGATTTCGGGGCGTCGGCATGGCCGCAGTTTATTCAGGGCTTCGCGGTGGCATGCTTCTTCATGCCGCTCACTACCATCACCCTCTCCGGCCTGCCGCCGGAGCGGCTGGCGGCGGCGTCGAGCCTGTCGAACTTCTTAAGGACGCTCGCGGGCTCCATCGGCACCTCGATAACCACGACGCTGTGGACCAACCGGGAATCGATGCACCACGCGCAGCTGACCGAGTCGGTCACGCCGTTTAACCCCAACGCGCAGGAGATGTATAACCAGCTCCAGGGCATGGGAATGACGCAGCAGCAGGCGTCCGGGTATATTGCGCAGCAGATTACCAACCAGGGGCTGATTATCTCCGCCAATGAGATTTTCTGGGCGTCTGCGGGCGTGTTCCTCGTCCTGCTCGGGCTTATCTGGTTCGCGAGACCGCCTTTCGGCGCGGGCGGCGGCGGCGGTGGCGCTCACTGA
- the emrA gene encoding multidrug efflux MFS transporter periplasmic adaptor subunit EmrA produces MSANAENTTPQQPVSNKKGKRKGALLLLTLLFVVIAVAYGVYWFLVARHFEETDDAYVAGNQVQIMAQVSGSVTKVWVENTDFVKKGDVLVTLDPTDAQQAFEKAKTELASSVRQTRQLMINSKQYAANIEVKKTALAQAQSDLNRRVPLGSANLIGREELQHARDAVASAQAQLDVAIQQYNANQAMILGTKLEDQPAVQQAATEVRNAWLALERTKIVSPMTGYVSRRSVQVGAQISPTTPLMAIVPSSGLWVDANFKETQLAHMRIGQPATVVSDIYGDDVEYTGKVVGLDMGTGSAFSLLPAQNATGNWIKVVQRLPVRIELDAKQLEQHPLRIGLSTLVKVDTTNRDGGVLATQTRSEPAYQSNAREIALEPVNKLINDIVQANAG; encoded by the coding sequence ATGAGCGCAAATGCGGAGAACACCACCCCGCAGCAACCGGTCAGTAACAAAAAGGGCAAACGCAAAGGCGCCCTGCTGTTATTAACCTTGCTCTTTGTTGTTATTGCCGTGGCGTATGGCGTTTACTGGTTTTTAGTGGCGCGTCATTTTGAAGAGACCGATGACGCCTACGTGGCCGGGAATCAGGTACAAATCATGGCGCAGGTCTCCGGCAGCGTCACCAAAGTCTGGGTGGAGAACACCGACTTTGTGAAAAAAGGCGACGTGCTGGTGACGCTCGACCCGACCGACGCCCAGCAGGCGTTTGAGAAAGCGAAAACGGAACTGGCCTCAAGCGTACGTCAGACCCGACAGCTGATGATTAACAGCAAGCAGTACGCCGCGAATATTGAGGTTAAGAAAACCGCACTGGCGCAGGCGCAGAGCGACTTAAACCGCCGCGTGCCGCTCGGCAGCGCGAATTTAATTGGCCGTGAAGAACTGCAGCATGCCCGCGATGCGGTCGCCAGTGCCCAGGCGCAGCTGGATGTCGCTATCCAGCAGTACAACGCCAACCAGGCGATGATCCTCGGCACGAAGCTTGAAGACCAGCCTGCGGTGCAACAGGCCGCCACCGAAGTGCGCAACGCCTGGCTTGCGCTTGAGCGTACCAAAATCGTCAGCCCGATGACCGGTTATGTGTCGCGCCGCTCTGTTCAGGTCGGCGCGCAGATTAGCCCGACGACGCCGCTGATGGCTATCGTTCCGTCGAGCGGTCTGTGGGTGGACGCGAACTTTAAAGAAACCCAGCTGGCGCATATGCGCATCGGCCAGCCGGCTACCGTGGTGAGCGATATCTACGGCGATGACGTGGAGTACACCGGTAAAGTGGTCGGCCTCGATATGGGCACCGGCAGCGCCTTCTCCCTGCTGCCTGCGCAGAACGCCACCGGTAACTGGATCAAAGTGGTTCAGCGTCTGCCGGTACGTATCGAGCTGGACGCGAAACAGCTGGAGCAGCATCCGCTGCGCATCGGCCTGTCCACGCTGGTGAAAGTCGATACCACCAATCGCGACGGCGGCGTTCTCGCGACCCAGACGCGCTCTGAGCCTGCGTACCAGAGCAACGCGCGCGAAATCGCGCTGGAGCCGGTGAACAAGCTGATTAACGATATCGTGCAGGCGAACGCGGGTTAA
- the mprA gene encoding transcriptional repressor MprA: MDSSFTPIEQMLKFRASRYEDFPYQEILLTRLCMHMQGKLLENRNKMLKAQGINETLFMALLTLESQENHSIQPSELSCALGSSRTNATRIADELEKRGWIERRESDNDRRCLHLQLTEKGQEFLRQVLPPQHHCLHLLWSSLNSQEKEQLEQITRKLLDRLDQMEEDNTLLEAVR, translated from the coding sequence ATGGATAGTTCGTTTACGCCCATTGAACAGATGCTTAAATTTCGCGCCAGTCGCTATGAGGATTTTCCGTACCAGGAAATTCTCCTGACTCGCCTGTGCATGCACATGCAAGGCAAGCTGCTGGAAAACCGCAATAAAATGCTGAAGGCTCAGGGGATTAACGAGACATTGTTTATGGCGTTGCTGACCCTGGAATCTCAGGAGAATCACAGCATTCAGCCGAGCGAGCTGAGCTGCGCACTGGGATCGTCGCGCACGAACGCCACCCGTATTGCCGATGAGCTGGAAAAACGCGGCTGGATCGAGCGTCGTGAAAGCGATAACGATCGCCGCTGCCTGCATCTTCAGTTGACAGAAAAAGGTCAGGAATTCTTACGTCAGGTACTGCCGCCGCAGCATCACTGCCTGCATCTGCTCTGGTCCTCTTTAAACAGCCAGGAAAAAGAGCAGCTTGAGCAGATAACCCGCAAATTGCTCGACCGCCTCGACCAGATGGAAGAGGACAATACGCTGCTTGAGGCCGTTCGCTAA
- a CDS encoding MFS transporter, producing the protein MTKQTQGLSTSLTVLMSVATGLVVASNYYAQPLLDTIAHAFAITANQAGFIVTAAQLGYAFGLLFLVPLGDMFERRSMIVVMTLLAAAGMLITASSHTLAMMILGTALTGLFSVVAQILVPLAATLAAPEKRGKVVGTIMSGLLLGILLARTVSGALANLGGWRTVYWVATVLMAVMALALWRGLPVVRQTSTLNYPQLLGSIFRLFTRDKLLRTRALLGCLTFANFSILWTSMAFLLAGAPFHFSDGVIGLFGLAGAAGALGARPAGGFVDKGKAHLTTTWGLVLLLLSWIAVAFGQFSVIALIIGILVLDLTVQGVHITNQSVIYRIPPDARNRLTAGYMTSYFIGGAAGSLISASAWQHAGWNGVCAAGAIVALLNLVVWWRGYHRHSGAE; encoded by the coding sequence ATGACCAAACAAACTCAAGGACTTAGCACATCGCTGACGGTACTGATGTCCGTCGCTACCGGGCTTGTGGTCGCGAGCAACTACTATGCTCAACCGCTGCTCGACACCATCGCCCACGCGTTCGCCATTACCGCTAACCAGGCGGGCTTTATCGTCACCGCCGCCCAGCTCGGCTACGCTTTCGGGCTGCTGTTTCTGGTGCCGCTCGGCGATATGTTTGAACGCCGCAGCATGATCGTGGTGATGACGCTGCTAGCCGCCGCCGGGATGCTTATCACCGCGAGCAGTCATACGCTCGCGATGATGATTCTGGGCACCGCGCTGACCGGCCTGTTCTCCGTCGTGGCGCAAATCCTGGTGCCGCTTGCCGCCACGCTCGCCGCGCCGGAAAAACGCGGTAAGGTCGTGGGGACCATCATGAGCGGCCTGCTGCTCGGCATTCTGCTGGCGCGTACCGTTTCCGGCGCGCTGGCGAATCTTGGCGGCTGGCGCACGGTGTACTGGGTCGCGACGGTGCTGATGGCCGTTATGGCGCTGGCGCTCTGGCGCGGCCTGCCTGTCGTCAGGCAGACCAGTACGCTTAACTATCCGCAACTGCTCGGCTCCATCTTCCGCCTGTTTACCCGCGATAAACTGCTGCGCACCCGCGCGCTGCTCGGCTGCCTCACCTTCGCCAACTTCAGCATTCTCTGGACATCAATGGCGTTTTTACTGGCGGGCGCGCCGTTTCATTTCTCAGACGGCGTGATTGGACTGTTCGGTCTCGCGGGTGCGGCTGGCGCACTTGGCGCGCGTCCGGCAGGCGGTTTTGTCGATAAAGGCAAGGCGCATCTCACCACCACCTGGGGGCTGGTCCTGCTGCTGCTGTCGTGGATTGCCGTAGCGTTCGGACAGTTTTCGGTTATCGCGCTCATCATCGGCATTCTGGTGCTCGATCTTACGGTACAGGGCGTACATATCACCAACCAGAGCGTGATTTACCGCATCCCCCCGGACGCCCGTAACCGTCTTACCGCCGGTTATATGACCAGCTACTTTATTGGCGGCGCGGCGGGTTCGCTTATCTCCGCCTCGGCGTGGCAACACGCAGGCTGGAACGGCGTCTGCGCCGCAGGCGCCATTGTCGCCCTACTAAATCTGGTAGTGTGGTGGCGCGGCTATCACCGCCATAGCGGGGCAGAGTGA
- the proX gene encoding glycine betaine/L-proline ABC transporter substrate-binding protein ProX, producing the protein MRHSVLFATAFATLVTTSTFAADLPGKGITVQPVQSTISEESFQTRLVSRALEKLGYTVNKTSEVDYNVGYTSIASGDATFTAVNWQPLHDDMYAAAGGDKKFYREGTYVTGAAQGYLIDRKTAEKYHITNIAQLKDPKLAKLFDSNGDGKADMMGCTPGWGCEAVINHQNTAYGLQNTVTVNHGNYAAMMADTIARYKEGKPVLYYTWTPYWVSDVLKPGKDVVWLQVPFSSLPGEQKDIDTKLSNGNNFGFPVNTMHIVANKAWAEKNPAAAKLFAVMKLPITDINAQNAMMHSGRASEADIESHVDGWIKAHQQQFDGWIKEALAAQK; encoded by the coding sequence ATGCGACATTCTGTTCTTTTCGCCACAGCCTTTGCCACACTCGTTACCACCAGCACCTTTGCCGCCGACCTGCCCGGCAAAGGCATTACCGTCCAGCCGGTGCAGAGCACAATTTCCGAAGAGAGTTTTCAGACGCGGTTAGTAAGCCGCGCGCTGGAGAAGCTCGGCTATACCGTGAATAAAACCAGCGAAGTGGATTACAACGTCGGCTACACCTCGATTGCCTCCGGCGACGCTACTTTTACCGCCGTGAACTGGCAGCCGCTGCATGACGATATGTACGCGGCCGCAGGCGGCGACAAGAAGTTTTACCGTGAAGGCACCTATGTGACCGGCGCGGCGCAGGGGTATCTGATTGACCGTAAAACCGCCGAGAAATATCACATTACCAATATCGCGCAGCTGAAAGATCCGAAGCTCGCGAAGCTGTTTGACAGCAACGGCGACGGCAAAGCGGACATGATGGGCTGTACGCCTGGCTGGGGCTGCGAGGCGGTGATTAATCATCAGAACACGGCATATGGCCTGCAAAACACCGTGACCGTGAACCACGGCAACTACGCGGCGATGATGGCCGATACCATTGCACGTTATAAAGAAGGCAAACCGGTGCTCTATTACACCTGGACGCCGTACTGGGTGAGCGACGTGCTGAAGCCGGGTAAAGATGTGGTGTGGCTGCAGGTGCCGTTCTCGTCCCTGCCGGGCGAGCAGAAGGATATCGATACCAAACTTTCAAACGGCAATAACTTCGGCTTCCCGGTGAATACGATGCACATTGTGGCGAACAAAGCCTGGGCGGAGAAGAACCCGGCGGCGGCGAAGCTGTTCGCGGTAATGAAGTTGCCGATTACCGATATCAACGCCCAGAACGCGATGATGCACAGCGGCAGAGCGAGCGAGGCGGATATCGAAAGCCATGTGGATGGCTGGATTAAAGCGCACCAGCAGCAGTTCGACGGCTGGATCAAGGAAGCGCTGGCCGCGCAGAAGTAA
- the proW gene encoding glycine betaine/L-proline ABC transporter permease ProW: protein MTDQTQNPWDTGSADAAANSASSADAWGSPTPAPESGSTDWLNSAPAPAPEHFNIMDPFHNTLIPLDRWVTEGIDWVVTHFRPLFQGIRVPVDYILNAFQQLLLGMPAPVAIILFALIAWQISGAGMGVATLVSLILIGAIGAWSQAMVTLALVLTALLFCVVIGLPLGIWLARSPRAAKIIRPLLDAMQTTPAFVYLVPIVMLFGIGNVPGVVVTIIFALPPVVRLTILGINQVPEDLIEAARSFGSSPRQMLFKVQLPLAMPTIMAGINQTLMLALSMVVIASMIAVGGLGQMVLRGIGRLDMGLATVGGVGIVILAIILDRLTQAVGRDARSRGNRRWYASGPLGLITRPFIK from the coding sequence ATGACTGACCAGACGCAAAATCCGTGGGATACCGGCAGCGCGGATGCCGCCGCGAACAGCGCCAGCAGCGCAGACGCCTGGGGCAGCCCGACACCTGCGCCGGAGAGCGGCTCTACCGACTGGCTGAACAGCGCGCCCGCGCCTGCGCCCGAGCATTTCAACATTATGGATCCGTTCCATAACACGCTGATTCCGCTCGACCGCTGGGTAACGGAAGGCATCGACTGGGTGGTGACGCACTTCCGCCCGCTGTTCCAGGGCATTCGCGTGCCGGTGGATTACATCCTGAACGCCTTCCAGCAGCTGCTGCTGGGGATGCCCGCGCCTGTCGCGATTATCTTGTTTGCCCTGATCGCCTGGCAGATTTCCGGGGCGGGTATGGGGGTTGCGACGCTGGTATCGCTGATCCTCATCGGCGCCATTGGCGCCTGGTCGCAGGCGATGGTGACGCTGGCGCTGGTGCTGACCGCGCTGTTGTTCTGCGTGGTGATTGGCCTGCCGCTTGGGATCTGGCTGGCGCGTAGCCCGCGCGCGGCGAAAATTATTCGCCCGCTGCTGGATGCGATGCAGACGACGCCCGCGTTTGTTTATCTGGTGCCGATTGTGATGCTGTTTGGCATCGGCAACGTGCCGGGCGTGGTGGTAACGATTATCTTCGCCCTGCCGCCAGTAGTGCGCCTGACGATCCTCGGGATTAACCAGGTGCCGGAAGATCTTATCGAAGCGGCGCGCTCGTTCGGCTCCAGCCCGCGCCAGATGCTGTTTAAAGTACAGTTACCGCTGGCCATGCCCACCATTATGGCGGGGATTAACCAGACGCTGATGCTGGCTCTCTCTATGGTTGTGATCGCCTCGATGATCGCCGTCGGCGGGCTGGGCCAGATGGTACTGCGCGGTATTGGCCGCCTCGACATGGGGCTTGCCACGGTCGGCGGCGTGGGGATTGTTATCCTCGCCATTATTCTCGACCGGCTGACGCAGGCCGTGGGCCGTGACGCCCGCAGCCGCGGCAACCGTCGCTGGTACGCCAGCGGCCCGCTTGGTCTTATCACCCGTCCATTCATTAAATAA
- the proV gene encoding glycine betaine/L-proline ABC transporter ATP-binding protein ProV, translated as MAIKLEIKNLYKIFGEHPQRAFKYIEQGLSKAEILEKTGLSVGVKDATLAIEEGEIFVIMGLSGSGKSTMVRLLNRLIEPTRGQVLIDGEDIARISDAALREVRKKKIAMVFQSFALMPHMTVLNNTAFGMELAGVPQKERQEKALDALRQVGLENYAHAYPDELSGGMRQRVGLARALAINPDILLMDEAFSALDPLIRSEMQDELIKLQSRHQRTIVFISHDLDEAMRIGDRIAIMQNGEVVQVGTPDEILNNPANDYVRTFFRGVDISQVFSAKDIARRSPAGLLRKTPGFGPRSAIKLLQDEDREFGYVVERGNRFVGTVSVDSLKAALAAGQGLDSALLETPAAVSADTPLSELLSPVGLAPCAVPVIGDEQQYVGVISKGVLLKALDREGAIHD; from the coding sequence ATGGCAATTAAATTAGAAATTAAGAATCTATATAAAATATTTGGAGAGCACCCACAGCGGGCCTTTAAATATATTGAACAAGGGCTTTCAAAAGCCGAAATACTGGAAAAGACTGGGCTGTCTGTCGGCGTAAAAGACGCCACTCTGGCCATTGAAGAAGGCGAGATATTTGTGATCATGGGGTTATCCGGCTCGGGTAAATCCACTATGGTTCGCCTTCTCAATCGCCTGATTGAACCCACCCGCGGTCAGGTGCTGATTGACGGCGAGGATATCGCCAGAATATCTGACGCCGCGCTGCGCGAGGTGCGCAAGAAAAAGATAGCGATGGTATTCCAGTCATTTGCGCTGATGCCGCATATGACGGTTTTAAATAATACCGCCTTCGGCATGGAATTAGCTGGCGTGCCGCAAAAAGAGCGTCAGGAAAAAGCGCTTGACGCTCTGCGCCAGGTCGGGCTTGAGAATTACGCCCACGCGTATCCCGATGAACTTTCAGGCGGAATGCGCCAGCGTGTCGGGCTTGCGCGCGCGCTGGCCATTAACCCTGACATCCTGTTAATGGATGAAGCCTTCTCGGCGCTCGATCCGTTAATTCGCAGTGAAATGCAGGATGAATTAATTAAGCTTCAGTCGCGCCACCAGCGCACCATCGTGTTTATTTCCCATGACCTGGATGAAGCCATGCGAATTGGCGATCGCATCGCGATTATGCAAAACGGCGAAGTGGTGCAGGTCGGCACGCCGGATGAAATTTTGAATAATCCGGCGAACGATTATGTGCGCACGTTTTTCCGCGGTGTTGATATTAGCCAGGTCTTTAGCGCGAAAGATATCGCACGCCGCAGCCCGGCGGGCCTGTTGCGTAAAACGCCAGGCTTTGGCCCGCGCTCGGCCATCAAGCTGTTGCAGGATGAAGACCGTGAATTTGGCTACGTCGTCGAGCGCGGCAACCGCTTTGTCGGCACCGTGTCTGTCGATTCCCTGAAAGCGGCGCTGGCGGCAGGCCAGGGGCTGGACAGCGCGTTGCTGGAGACACCCGCGGCGGTAAGCGCCGATACGCCGTTAAGCGAACTGCTCTCACCGGTTGGGCTTGCGCCGTGTGCCGTCCCGGTCATCGGCGACGAACAACAGTATGTGGGCGTTATCTCAAAAGGGGTATTGCTGAAAGCTTTAGATCGCGAGGGGGCCATCCATGACTGA
- the nrdF gene encoding class 1b ribonucleoside-diphosphate reductase subunit beta, producing the protein MRLSRISAINWNKLQDEKDLEVWNRLTSNFWLPEKVPLSNDIPAWQTLTPGEQQLTIRVFTGLTLLDTIQNAVGAPALMADALTPHEEAVLSNVSFMEAVHARSYSSIFSTLCQTPDVDAAYAWSEENAPLQRKAQIILAHYREDDPLKKKIASVFLESFLFYSGFYLPMYWSSRGKLTNTADLIRLIIRDEAVHGYYIGYKYQQALAQEDAARRESLKTFALDLMMELYDNELAYTEALYRDVGWVDDVSAFLCYNANKALMNLGYEALFPPEMAQVNPSILAALSPGADENHDFFSGSGSSYVMGKAVETEDEDWDF; encoded by the coding sequence ATCCGTTTAAGCCGTATTAGCGCCATTAACTGGAATAAACTTCAGGACGAGAAAGATCTGGAGGTGTGGAACCGGCTCACCAGCAACTTCTGGCTGCCGGAAAAAGTGCCGCTCTCAAACGATATTCCGGCCTGGCAGACCCTAACGCCCGGCGAGCAGCAGCTGACCATCCGCGTTTTTACCGGGCTGACGCTGCTCGACACCATTCAAAACGCGGTGGGCGCGCCCGCGCTGATGGCCGACGCGCTGACACCGCACGAAGAAGCGGTGCTCTCGAACGTGAGCTTTATGGAGGCGGTACACGCGCGCTCGTACAGCTCGATTTTCTCCACGCTCTGCCAGACGCCGGACGTGGACGCCGCCTACGCCTGGAGTGAAGAAAACGCGCCGCTGCAACGCAAAGCGCAGATTATCCTTGCGCATTATCGCGAGGACGATCCGCTGAAGAAGAAAATCGCGAGCGTATTTCTGGAATCTTTCCTGTTCTACTCCGGTTTTTATCTGCCGATGTACTGGTCGAGCCGCGGCAAGCTCACTAATACCGCCGATCTGATTCGTCTTATCATTCGCGACGAGGCGGTGCATGGGTATTACATCGGCTACAAATATCAGCAGGCGCTGGCGCAAGAGGACGCCGCGCGGCGCGAATCGCTCAAAACTTTCGCGCTGGATCTGATGATGGAACTCTACGACAACGAACTTGCGTACACCGAAGCGCTGTATCGCGACGTCGGCTGGGTGGACGATGTCAGCGCGTTTTTGTGTTACAACGCCAACAAAGCGCTGATGAATCTCGGTTATGAGGCGCTGTTCCCGCCGGAAATGGCGCAGGTGAACCCGTCGATTCTGGCCGCCCTCTCCCCCGGTGCCGATGAAAACCACGACTTTTTCTCCGGCTCTGGCTCGTCTTATGTCATGGGCAAAGCGGTGGAAACCGAAGACGAAGACTGGGATTTTTAA